In Capsicum annuum cultivar UCD-10X-F1 chromosome 7, UCD10Xv1.1, whole genome shotgun sequence, one genomic interval encodes:
- the LOC107878113 gene encoding pentatricopeptide repeat-containing protein At5g61990, mitochondrial gives MDKYREKGYLFEAAIVIFAHNKDLDCVPSLLYCNRLLMDLLKVSNFRLFWRVINAMREANVTFSDITYTCMVGAHCREGNVNDAKKVFAEMKKKGHCPNMFTYNYLIKGLFRAGHVDEAIELKKSMSLVPNIYIYTTIIRGLCVANKFGEATMVLAEMSERGVKPNAVVYQVLLDCFLRHDDVDEAFKMKDIKDAIGIDLVMCNTFLRGLRKCGKMEKANELVDEMTREGIEPDLKTYTLLIEEHCREGNAATVLELLEEMKKKNLAPVESTYCMITDCFCRNKDPDSVIASLPDLITKNGKRNAHTWRTLLMNYSRKGNLQQLRRILEVMHEQEIIPATPHYNILIKGLCRTWKMKVAQSCLVEMLDRGLKPDQEIYEAFIIGYCGKGELQNAEKYLCQMLHHGFKPNKAIYSALISVNCKIGKVSEAFGAFRSMLSLDLLKVCEAYPVLLRSLLTNGKMLEAAEVISELHGKNLVADVSAYEALICYFAQHSEIEKAFTLYEESQNKGIRPNLRTRNHLIVGLFRAGQTERAKIIFDIILKEGLGPNREICTTMISGLAKGGLLSEAFGLFHSMILGGLSPRRIIYNALLDGCCKTGNLQKAQDLLQEMFQMGIASTKDFNTLIDGFLKNGNVVETKQLLKKMIEGCVELDQDTYTMLVEQLCKDGLMEEAEMLISEMQKRDLVP, from the coding sequence ATGGATAAGTATAGAGAGAAAGGGTACTTGTTTGAAGCTGCTATTGTTATTTTTGCTCATAATAAGGATCTTGATTGTGTCCCTAGCTTGTTGTATTGTAATCGTTTATTGATGGATTTGTTGAAAGTTAGTAACTTTAGATTGTTTTGGCGAGTTATTAATGCAATGCGTGAAGCAAATGTTACCTTTAGTGACATTACGTATACCTGTATGGTCGGTGCTCACTGTAGAGAGGGGAATGTTAATGATGCCAAGAAAGTTTTTGCTGAGATGAAAAAGAAGGGGCATTGTCCAAATATGTTTACCTACAATTATTTGATAAAGGGGTTGTTTAGAGCTGGGCATGTGGATGAGGCAATTGAGCTTAAAAAGAGCATGTCGTTAGTccctaatatatatatttataccacAATTATTCGTGGGCTTTGTGTTGCGAATAAATTTGGAGAGGCAACAATGGTATTAGCTGAGATGAGTGAGAGGGGAGTGAAGCCTAATGCAGTTGTATATCAAGTTTTACTAGATTGTTTCTTGAGACATGATGATGTGGATGAGGCTTTCAAAATGAAGGATATAAAGGATGCTATAGGCATTGATTTAGTCATGTGCAATACATTTCTACGTGGACTCCGCAAGTGTGGTAAGATGGAGAAGGCAAATGAACTTGTGGATGAGATGACTAGAGAAGGTATCGAGCCTGATTTGAAAACTTATACCTTGTTGATTGAGGAACACTGTCGAGAGGGTAATGCTGCCACTGTGTTGGAGCTTCttgaagaaatgaagaagaaaaatctgGCCCCTGTTGAGTCAACCTATTGTATGATAACCGATTGTTTCTGCCGCAATAAGGATCCGGACTCCGTTATAGCTTCTCTTCCAGACTTGATAACGAAGAATGGGAAGCGAAATGCGCATACCTGGAGAACTTTGTTGATGAATTATTCTCGTAAAGGCAACTTACAACAGTTGAGGAGGATTTTGGAGGTAATGCATGAGCAGGAGATTATTCCAGCTACTCCCCATTACAATATTCTTATAAAGGGCCTCTGCAGGACGTGGAAGATGAAAGTTGCTCAAAGTTGCTTAGTTGAAATGCTGGATAGAGGCCTAAAACCTGACCAGGAGATTTATGAAGCCTTCATTATTGGATATTGTGGAAAAGGGGAATTGCAAAACGCAGAAAAATATTTATGCCAGATGCTGCATCATGGTTTTAAGCCCAACAAAGCAATTTATAGTGCTTTGATCAGTGTGAACTGCAAAATTGGTAAGGTAAGCGAAGCCTTTGGGGCATTTAGAAGTATGCTTTCTCTGGATCTTTTGAAAGTGTGTGAGGCCTATCCTGTTCTCCTTCGTAGTCTCTTGACGAACGGAAAAATGCTAGAAGCAGCTGAAGTCATTTCAGAACTTCATGGCAAGAATCTGGTTGCTGATGTTTCTGCCTATGAAGCTCTCATCTGTTATTTTGCTCAACACTCTGAGATTGAAAAGGCCTTTACCCTTTATGAGGAATCACAAAACAAAGGTATTCGTCCCAACTTACGTACTCGCAATCACTTGATTGTTGGGCTGTTTAGAGCCGGCCAAACTGAGAGAgctaaaataatatttgatatcaTCTTAAAAGAAGGTTTGGGACCAAATAGAGAGATATGCACTACCATGATATCTGGTTTAGCTAAAGGAGGACTATTGTCTGAGGCCTTTGGCTTGTTTCACTCTATGATACTTGGGGGTCTTTCTCCgcgtagaataatttataatGCTCTTCTTGATGGATGTTGTAAGACTGGGAACTTGCAGAAAGCTCAGGACTTGCTTCAGGAAATGTTTCAAATGGGAATAGCTTCCACTAAAGATTTTAACACATTGATTGATGGATTCTTGAAGAATGGAAATGTGGTGGAAACTAAGCAGCTTCTGAAAAAGATGATAGAGGGATGTGTTGAACTTGATCAGGACACGTATACGATGCTCGTTGAGCAGCTATGCAAGGATGGACTGATGGAGGAAGCTGAAATGCTGATATCAGAGATGCAAAAAAGGGATCTTGTACCTTAG